Proteins from a genomic interval of Rhipicephalus microplus isolate Deutch F79 chromosome 6, USDA_Rmic, whole genome shotgun sequence:
- the LOC142765631 gene encoding uncharacterized protein LOC142765631 isoform X4 produces MANYLPHSPLPAIVRLHQKFTMANNGVHVVFPMGYAKPMCETVAKGFVNLAAYIFVYCSSADKPAGIAALGPRNAIVNTEMSNATGHYYNRATDASDYTIGSGGGTINAGDYIAVGVCFSNRSKQLAENYFNFENLAQVDFTFINEKISVGPYFDEDAFALVSAHIFEAFSGQSLSNSNTSFEDWLPGWIKLNPGSHFVCIGKYTGNDKKRTLSL; encoded by the exons ATGGCGAATTATCTTCCCCACAGTCCTCTGCCTGCCATCGTTCGCCTGCATCAGAAATTCACAATGGCCAACAATGGCGTACACGTTGTCTTTCCG ATGGGATATGCAAAACCGATGTGTGAAACTGTGGCGAAAGGATTTGTTAACTTGGCGGCGTACATTTTTGTATATTGTTCTTCTGCTGACAAACC AGCTGGAATAGCTGCTTTGGGGCCACGAAACGCAATCGTCAATACTGAAATGAGTAACGCTACGGGGCACTACTACAACAGGGCAACGGATGCAAGCGACTACACTATCGGAAGCGGTGGTGGCACAATAAACGCGGGAGACTACATCGCCGTGGGAGTGTGTTTTTCCAACCGATCGAAGCAGTTGGCAGAG aACTACTTCAACTTCGAAAATCTAGCGCAAGTTGATTTCACATTCATCA acgaAAAAATTAGTGTGGGGCCGTAttttgacgaggacgctttcgCTTTAGTATCGGCTCACATTTTCGAAGCGTTCAGTGGCCAAAGCCTTTCAAATAGCAAC ACCTCATTCGAGGATTGGCTGCCTGGTTGGATCAAGCTGAACCCTGGTTCCCACTTCGTATGCATCGGCAAATACACGGGAAACGACAA